The Carassius gibelio isolate Cgi1373 ecotype wild population from Czech Republic chromosome A1, carGib1.2-hapl.c, whole genome shotgun sequence region GGTTAAATATGaactttcaaatatatatttgattaaatcatAATATCTTGTTTTTAATGTGAGCTACCTTTCTCTCTCTTGCAGGAGGCCAAACTTACTCCAGAAAAACGTAAAATCCTGCATCTAATCCAGCAGCAAGACAAAATGGGTCTGACCAGCATCTGACcgttttaaaaacaaatagttttaATGTGCATACAGTGTGGATGTAATGTTTTCAAAGATTATAAGcgtcagatctttttttttttttttatattatccagaactttgtttttcttgtCTGGTAATTTACCGttattttgcaacattatgcACAATTACAGGACTGTGATCAATATCTGGCGAATGTTAAATAGTTATATTCAGCAACAGAACAATACACAATTCTTTGAGCATCAGccgtaatgtaaataaatgataGTTTTAAATCCAACACTGATATGAAGCTGTTCAATTTTGCTTTGTTGTAGATTACTTggttgtaaactgatatttctctGGAATCTTTGCACAAGAGATTAGACCAAAATATTACAACTTCAATATTCAACATCCTTGTCAACAAAATATCAAAGCATGCAGAAAGTGTAAATATGTTGTTATTGCTGGGCaaaagcaaattttcatttgaaGGCAATAAAATCTAAGCATTACAGTGGTGCAGTACACACATTGTTGGCAATTGTTACAAAAAGTTTGTGTAAATGACTTTTTCAGAGTTTGAAAACAGAGTTTGTGGTGTAGCTGAATCTGGGGAGATTGGGTTGAGTCTCCATGAAGTGCATTTTGTTGAGTTCAGATAAATAGTTGAGGATTTTCTAATCTCTAAAAATTCGGAATGAAAACATTGTGCCCATGTAGTTTCCCCAGGCCTTCTAGGTGTATTGCAACATTGTGAAAATGTTAAAAGGAATGCTCTGGTGACAAGCTTGCTTTGCATACTTTGAACAAACATGAAGTATGTGTTTCCACGTTTAATGTGGCTCCTTAGTTCCACCAGCAGGTTGATAAGAGTACTGCTGTAAACAGGGCAGTGTCTTCTGATCCACATCTTGGAGGCCAAGATGTTGGCAAGTAAGGGAAAATTCGTGCAAGTCAAACAGGACATCCTGAGTAAAtttttgtgtgcatatatatatatatatatatatatatggcttcaAATTAACTGTCTGTAATGTTTTTATCTTAATGATAGCTGCTAAAATGTACTGAAAGGGTGACCAGATTCCATTTTTAcaagttttattgatttatttttaaatatcccTAGCAAAAATTCCTCTGACAGTTGCTGAATATTTTAAGCTCATCAAGAAAACAGTGAATGTTTATGCTGCATACTAGTGGAATTTAACCCTCCACCTGAAAGTCTGCTTAATAAGTCGACATTTTGACCTTCCATTGTTTCTGGGTCTGAGCCTCTAACCCAGGTCCGAAGTCCAAACTTGGTCCGATGTcctgaagagtttagctccaaccccattcaaacacacctgaaccagctaataaagctcttactaggcatactagaaacttaAAGACAGGTGTGATAaagcaagttggagctaaactctgcaggacatcggCCCCATGATATGGACAGCCCTGTTCTAATACATTTCAACAGCCATTTATGATCAATATATTTATAGCACACCCTTAAgcttttaaagagatagttcacccaataatttaCCAAATAATAACCGTTAGAGGGAATGTTATTTTTAGgtcataaaaaaataaccatCCTGCAACATTCTGGGAGCGTTATTTTATGATTGCAAAAactaaaacctaaaaataaagttCCTAGAATGTTATTTCTTggttctcaaaaaaataaataaatatccaaacgggaaccaaaaactaacatTAAAGGAACGTTCTGTGTTTTCTGGGACATAACCTTATCAGCAATGTAGGATCTGTATGAACTACCAATATTTTTGTTTctgctatttattattttttaaaccaaacTTGTTTGCAAGTTatcattttacatgttaaatttaagtttaataatgtattttcaaaGCCATTTATCCTAGTATTGACAAAATGCTAGAATGTGGATAGGTACCTTTTTAGATAACATTTTTCCACAAACACACTCAGTAGGTTTGCTACTTTATAAGCAAGAATAACAGACCAAAagaaaattcaatttaaaaaaagtatataaaatatatatatgaaatatatcaacAAAAGCATTGCATTACTGCTTTATTgtcttaatattaattatttgctTCTTCAGAGTTAACACAGCTTTGCGTAGTCTGTGATTTCTGCCATTGTTTataaaagctaaataataaaacatatactCATGGTAAACGCAGAGCTCAGAACAGGTTACCAACCAAAGAAAATCCATCTTAAGTCACAGTCAAATGGTCTGAACTATGAAAAGCTTTCTCTCACTTCTTTAAAATCTACATCCAAGCAGAGTGTCTGTCTAGGTATGTGCTGCATAGTCAAATGGAGCCAATGTCACTTCAAAATCCCCTTTAAAGGAGTAGGTAATTggaaatacacatacattttcacacaTAAATAGACACCTTATAAAATGATATGTAATTTTACATTCATTGTTTAAAGGTGCATTAATGCCAGTTGCCATAGAGAGTTTTGATAAAAGTACTATTCTGTGCGTAGAAGGAATAGGAGGAGTGTATCAGATCAGTAGAATCTCAGGTTCAGTTACAGCAGAGTACAGCATATAGCCCATCTCATCAATGTCGTCCTCATTCAAACCCTGAAACAGATTCAAATTAGGTTTGAAGTAACTAGGCAAGATTCCAGTTTCCAAATATCCGATTAGCTCAGTGATCGCCTGAAGGAACCTGTCAGCGAACGCTGATTCCGTCCAATCTGCTTCATTTTCACTCATGTGTAGGATGACATTGCTAAGATGGCTAGCGTTGAGCTTGCGCAGTGAAGGACAGTTGCAGCACACCGCCTTTAGTGTTTTCAGGCACTTCCTTCTGACCCCCGAGTCTGCTTTGTCAAGCTCTGCTAGTCTGGCTGTTTCGCTAGTGTATAGGCTCTGGTACCAGACGTAGTCGAATGACCCAGTGATCTCTCGTTGTGCCATAAGCGTCATCTCACCAAGGCGCACTGTTGGCAACACTGTTATATAGAAGCGTTCTCCACTCTCATAACTGCTTTGACTTAACCCTTTAATTTCCAGTTTGAGCTCAGGAGACCCAAGCACCGGTCGCACCTCGCACTCCAGGGTTCCGGTCAACAATGGCCAGTTCATTGATTCCATCACTGTCTTGCCTAGTTGCTCAGAAACAAGCCGCGATGACAAGTATCCAGCCAGCAAATGTCGATCCCAGTAGCTCCGCCCCCTTGGGAAGTACTCAAGGTTTTCACGGCGCACCATGCAGAATTGAGGGTGACCCAAAAATGTGTCCTCTCCCACAATAGGTGTCCACAGACTGGACTCCAACTGTATGAAACACAtttgaaacaaatttaaatacaatttcagGGCCAAGCACATGGCCATTGTAAGGTCAATACTTAAGATCAAAGATCCAACTACTAATATTGGAAGGCTTGTCTGAATATTATCTAAActaaatattgttacaaaaaaaattatatattgtttattatattatattatattatgaaaggATGTCCAGTTGTAGGTAGGAAGGCCAACCCTAGCTCCGCTCCTGCATTGattgcattaaatataatttgcaaAAATTAACttatatgatattataaaaatgtattatatactgtataataaaaacatttatttggtgttttggaaatttatgggggacttagtttttatttatatataatataataacataacataacataacataacataacataacataacataacataatataatataatataacatcctGGCGTGAAAATGTACATGGAGATTTGAACAGATAATGGCCCAAGAAGATTTGAGACAATAatatacagaaaaacaaatatatttatgatcaccataatataatataaatgtgtaataaaacTGCAGGCTATGAATTTCTATGGGTCTTTGAGATGTATGGGATAGCAATTATTGTTAacagcaattttctttttttacacctGCAAGTAAACAAGTGGTCTACATAGAATCTTGATACCTGTAGGGGCACGATCAAGCAAGCATGGTCGGCTTTAACCACTTGCAGGTTGTCGATCAATGATCCCGCCAGCGTCATGTCTCCCAGTGGCATATCTGGGTGTTTGTAGTGCAGGAAGGCCTTGATCTCTGTGGCTATATCTAACGCTCTCTGCTGTGCGACAGACACCTCCTCTGCTGACAGACAAACACGTGTTCTGTAGTACTGCTGCAGACGGTCCACAAACGTCATCACACACAGATCCATGTGTTTCCGTCGCTGAGGTGGGTCAGCGTCACAGCAATGGGGCTCAGGTGAGGGCAGGGGAATGGCTTGGGACAGCTCCGCTAAACACAGAAAAGGGTTTCTACTTAAAAACAGCATTCACAGCCAATTTTAGTTCCATAACATGACATATTTTTTAGTGACACAGATGTTCAGTAACAACATTAATGCTTAAATAAAtaccattaaagggggggtgaaatgctatttcatgcatactgagttttttacactgttaaagagttggattcccatgctaaacatggacaaagtttcaaaaattaagttgtacgtttgaaggagtatttttgttccaaaaaaacctcttccggtttgtcacaagtttcggaaagtttttttcgagtatggctctgtgtgacgttagatggagcggaatttccttatatgggtcctaaggaacttctgccggaagagcgcgcgctcccatacagcgaggctgagcagcacagacatttcactgatcagagcgattcactgatcagagcgagagcgttgcgaaaagtcacaaaaggagtgtgtttttggttgccagggcaagacaaccctgcacagattaccaaaagagaaacagcattaagggcccagtggatggagtttatttttacagagcatcaacggagttgtgcaagtgtttttgtttgttccctgcatttcggattgcacattgtttatttcttaaggattatgcagtcccaacgaaaaagggtcacgattgtgtgttggaaccgcaggcggtgagtaaaactgcttcaaatatctctgtgttgttaacttagctatcagcgcgtaagcacatcaagtaaacaacatgcgatgttgtcatcaaactgcactttccacatgtacagcttaaaaaaaaaaaaaagacgacataaagtggaacttagtcattttccaaaaccgctaagcaagtATATACAGTttaagtacataccacatagagacgcctttgctgatgctgctcttgttaaatttcagcctctggatctgtgtcacagcttccacatgctctcaacgcaaaagcctactggcactcgtgattctttagctccgcccacacgtcacgcctctaggcgctcgtgtttttccgggaaaaatcggtacagactatctttctctcataaatataataaaaataaagactttatggagttatgaaggatgcagtactactctataggtactcaagattaacaggatattgagtgaaaacgagcatttcacccccctttaagacatttacaaatttgaaaagtagaattaatacatttagtattaatattttttggcACTAGCATGCATAGATGAATTGTGCAGAATAAGACCCTATATATGCTCATTGTATTCACTTCTTGTTGTCTTTTAGCAATAATTCTTCTTAATAGAGGTTAAGCATGTTCCACGTACCTTTCTTTGTTGCGGTAGCAATCCGTTTCATGACCACTCCTTCTATACTCTTGTGCAGCAGTTTGGGGGAGGCACGAACCAAACTTAACTCCTCCCAGCTGTCTGTCATCTTGTCAGGCTTCTCATCAGGAGGCCTACCAGCACGTTCTATCAGCTACGACAtcacaggaagaggaggaggagaccattttttttaaataaataatcaaaacaagCTTAGAATAttagaatagaatatatatatttttttaatggaaacttACAAACCAGTAAATGCAGACCTACTGTGAGCTacaagcttttttaattaattgtttacgCACTCTATAAACAATATAATATCATCTGACCAACCAGAACTGGGTAGtaagcaaaaataattaataatcaccCGTTTCACAGCTAATGTGGCAATGCCCAGCACCGCAGCTCCGCCGACCCCCAGCACCAGCCGGGCATTGGACAACAGGAAGTCAATGACAGCGGCAATCCCATCTTCTCCTCGCCTTTTACCAGAATAATACATCACTTCCTCTGTGAGACTGTCTGAAAATGTCAGTAGAGACTTATAGTGCATGACCATTTGATGTCACTTGCTCTTCCACACATAAGGGTACCTCCATGGTTTATAGAAATCTATCATGATACATTCTGGGCCTCtctgaggacaaaataaattatctatctatctattatccAAATGGGCATTATGGGCAGGAGCCCATGCACGCTTGGGGCTCAAGCAAGGGGAAGACATTTTTTTCaaagtgtctatttacactagtTCTGCATACCAACGTCTGGTTGATATAATCAGCAGAGGTGCTTCCAACAAATAGTACTGTATAATTGTGTGGGGCGGGGGGCTTTACAAGACATTGTGCCCAGGGGCCTGTAATCTATAGATCACACTAGTAAATCATGGGTGAATATCTCATAGACACCTTTTAGGCTTAATATTTCTATTCCAAAAAGATTAACCGGTTCACACGCCTGCCAAGAACTAAATTCCTAAAggtattttacaaaaaataacagAATATTCTTGGCCAGATCGcatgcaaatgaaaacaaaataaattctaCATTCATTGTTAGAATGTTACAGTTAGTACACATTAAATTAAACGAGGCCTGCATACAGATGGACTTTAAAACCCAGATAATTGTGTTTTCAGATAAGACAGTCACAGTGtgcaaaactatttttaactCTCAGTGGTTTACATGTGTCATGTTTACAGACGTGCTATTTCACACGTTTAACGATGAATTGTTTCCCTTGCTTAATATTATACCTCCAAACTCGAATACTTGTTTTCAATTGTTCAAATGATTgagaatcagactacactgaaTCAAACGATATTGTTTCGCTGTGTTATTAGCGTTTGCTAACATCACCagctgccaaatgcataaaactAACACACTTGGTGGTATTAAACAATTAACAGTTTATAAGCACGAGTTAAACCGCTACCTTACCTTTAAAGGGTAATGTCAATTCAGAGCCATTGGAGTATCAAATTGCGTAGTTTTGTCCAGCACGTACTTGCCCTCTCAACTATAACAAACACCTGATACGTCACTATCCATCTGATTGACGTACATATGGACCAATGAGATCACAAATAGAAATAAACGTCAGAACTTTACAGTGCGTTTCTTCATTTCTAAGCACGGACAAAAAGGAAAAATCATGTACAGTCATTTATTTTATCAGAACGGcccaacattattattttttttttttcataaatttaaagtacttttttatgtgaattaaaaacgtttttatcattttgatacataaattgtataatttcGTATTATTTTTAGGTTCTTATACTGGTATTTTCTTAATCCATTGCTTGTGTAATGTATGGAAAATTTGGTCAcaaattggaaaatgtaaatatttaaaatattttttataaaatttcctTTACATTTGTATGGCGAACcgtgaaacaaattaaataattaatttgtacTTTAGTACTCAATTGTACATTCTGCTGTTAAATGAAATTGTTTAAAACACTCCAATCTAGTTACTATCAAGTGTTATATTTGTATTGCTGATTTAATTTACTCATATATACACTCTACTATAGCCTatatcatttattaaaattataatttcatttttagtaCTTTGGCTATACATTTAGTGCTGTTTTATCACCCCTCTATAAACTGAAAACAGTAATACGTCTCCCCTAGAACCTTATGTAAAGCAGTTACATTAACACTAGCCTATAAGCAACACAGTAATCAACCCAATATGGCAGGGATAGGCAACATGTGGGGCAAGTTTCTTTTTGATGGGCGCTCGAAGGGGGTCTTGCCCAGGGCGTATAGATGTGTGATAGATGAGGAAGACTCagaaaatgtgcagtgctgggggtGCTCGCAGGaccggtttgaaaaccactgttctAGTGGACAGTTACGCACTCTTTCCGCTTACAAACAGCACTTGTAGTAAGAACCTGTGGGACATTTATTGGGTGACGTCATGGTGCTATCACACCTGACtcactcatcagctcattagtggagactgTAAGACCTGAAGTTTGTGTGTCAGAtagagggagacatacaaaatgtgcagtgctgggggtaCTTCGTGGagaggtttgaaaaccactgaccTATTCCATATAGATTCAACTCTAATTAAACACTAATCAGTCCTTCAGGCTTCTTTGAAAACTACATCGTGTGTGTTGGCCCACcaggaattgaaaaaaaaagaagtttgaaatTGCTTTTGAAATTTAAAAGTGAgctacaaaata contains the following coding sequences:
- the LOC127987134 gene encoding mitochondrial dynamics protein MID51, whose translation is MYYSGKRRGEDGIAAVIDFLLSNARLVLGVGGAAVLGIATLAVKRLIERAGRPPDEKPDKMTDSWEELSLVRASPKLLHKSIEGVVMKRIATATKKAELSQAIPLPSPEPHCCDADPPQRRKHMDLCVMTFVDRLQQYYRTRVCLSAEEVSVAQQRALDIATEIKAFLHYKHPDMPLGDMTLAGSLIDNLQVVKADHACLIVPLQLESSLWTPIVGEDTFLGHPQFCMVRRENLEYFPRGRSYWDRHLLAGYLSSRLVSEQLGKTVMESMNWPLLTGTLECEVRPVLGSPELKLEIKGLSQSSYESGERFYITVLPTVRLGEMTLMAQREITGSFDYVWYQSLYTSETARLAELDKADSGVRRKCLKTLKAVCCNCPSLRKLNASHLSNVILHMSENEADWTESAFADRFLQAITELIGYLETGILPSYFKPNLNLFQGLNEDDIDEMGYMLYSAVTEPEILLI